A single genomic interval of Littorina saxatilis isolate snail1 linkage group LG17, US_GU_Lsax_2.0, whole genome shotgun sequence harbors:
- the LOC138953171 gene encoding ras-related C3 botulinum toxin substrate 1-like produces MASKRGSKSSGSTPKPSVNLTVGIVGDGGVGKTCLLLAYLSGKCPAEYMPGPADWHSEYDHLTRHPVKLEQDGVQVSMNMVDTCGLDEYQKLREKVCSSADVFLLCFDVTSSASLERVRDQWIPEVKEYNSSAAFVLVATKCDERIKAQMEGKPTSATVSFAQAKAAAQEMGAHTYCETSAKNKTGLKKVFEEAATAGVKNALPPKTGDEQNGCVVS; encoded by the exons ATGGCATCCAAACGTGGCAGCAAAAGCAGTGGCAGCACACCCAAACCCAGCGTCAACCTGACTGTGGGTATCGTTGGTGATGGCGGTGTGGGCAAGACATGTCTTCTGCTGGCCTACCTGTCGGGCAAGTGCCCTGCTGAATACATGCCCGGCCCGGCTGACTGGCATTCAG AATACGACCATCTGACACGGCACCCAGTGAAACTGGAGCAAGACGGGGTGCAGGTCAGCATGAACATGGTGGACACATGTGGACTG GACGAATACCAGAAACTGAGAGAAAAGGTATGTTCCTCCGCTGACGTGTTCCTGCTCTGCTTTGATGTCACAAGCTCCGCGTCATTGGAACGGGTGCGCGACCAGTGGATACCTGAGGTCAAGGAATACAACTCGTCTGCTGCCTTTGTTCTGGTGGCCACAAAATGCGATGAACGCATCAAGGCACAA aTGGAAGGCAAACCCACATCAGCCACAGTATCCTTTGCCCAGGCCAAGGCAGCAGCACAAGAGATGGGGGCCCACACGTACTGCGAGACGTCTGCCAAGAACAAGACGGGGCTCAAGAAAGTGTTTGAAGAAGCTGCAACTGCAGGAGTCAAAAACGCCTTGCCGCCTAAAACTGGGGATGAGCAAAACGGTTGTGTTGTGTCTTAG